The Euphorbia lathyris chromosome 3, ddEupLath1.1, whole genome shotgun sequence genome contains a region encoding:
- the LOC136221734 gene encoding NAC domain-containing protein 90-like codes for MENKCKERLEEFPPGIRFYPTEEELVSFYLHNKLEGKREEVHRVIPITDIYNMEPWNLPKLAGELCQGDTEQWFFFTPRQEREARGGRPSRTTASGYWKATGSPGYVYSSDNKVIGVKKTMVFYKGRIPTGRKTKWKMNEYRAIEGVADSSSTTVPKLRHEFSLCRVYVTSGSCRAFDRRPVEVVTRETQVLAGDTATTSAQNTRMVDNASSSETSNSAGDHGDLTSTRTEECANWEMVDHLVQPLWEWEPLNWP; via the exons ATGGAAAATAAGTGCAAAGAAAGATTAGAAGAATTCCCACCTGGTATACGCTTTTATCCAACAGAAGAAGAGCTAGTTTCCTTCTATCTTCATAACAAGCTGGAAGGCAAAAGAGAAGAAGTGCACCGTGTTATTCCTATTACAGACATTTACAACATGGAGCCATGGAATCTCCCAA AGCTTGCTGGAGAACTATGTCAAGGAGACACCGAGCAATGGTTCTTCTTTACACCAAGACAAGAAAGAGAAGCAAGGGGAGGAAGACCGAGCCGCACAACAGCATCCGGGTACTGGAAAGCTACTGGTTCTCCTGGTTATGTTTACTCATCAGATAACAAAGTGATTGGAGTCAAGAAAACCATGGTTTTCTATAAGGGGAGAATACCTACAGGAAGAAAAACCAAATGGAAGATGAATGAGTATAGAGCCATCGAAGGAGTAGCTGACTCGTCGAGTACTACTGTTCCTAAG CTGAGACATGAATTCAGTTTGTGTCGAGTTTATGTAACATCGGGAAGTTGTAGAGCATTTGACAGACGCCCCGTAGAAGTTGTGACAAGAGAGACACAAGTACTTGCAGGTGACACTGCTACAACATCTGCTCAAAACACCAGAATGGTGGATAATGCAAGCTCCTCTGAGACTTCAAACTCAGCAGGAGATCATGGTGATCTCACAAGCACAAGAACAGAAGAATGTGCCAACTGGGAGATGGTTGATCATTTAGTTCAACCACTTTGGGAATGGGAAC